A single region of the Mustela lutreola isolate mMusLut2 chromosome 2, mMusLut2.pri, whole genome shotgun sequence genome encodes:
- the CCDC13 gene encoding coiled-coil domain-containing protein 13 translates to MAADEGTQDTLRLQFKAMQEMQHKRLQKQMEKQKEKELSLEIKVDDQKESFKISDGLNLLQAGEQNSKNSFEQRMLEDEVAHLREQLRETVDENGRLYKLLKERDFEIKHLKKKIEEDRFAFTGTASVAGDAIATKIVELSKKNRVLTAESEGAKTRVKQLGNRVRELERELQAALAKLPATAATDGGAKASRAQMGDRALPETPEVKALQDRLAATNLKMSDLRNQIQSVKQELRMAQKVLTSEVGEDVNVQQLLSSPGTWRGRAQQILVLQSKVRELEKQLGQTRSQSAGTPRDELPVYPDPRKLSAQEKNLLRIRSLEREKQEGWEKLVAERNALQKELEELKKKLEGVRSRNKVLSSEVKTLRSQMGTLVEKGRHDDELIDALLDQLKQLQEILGSLSLQEEKTRASQRHLDQRVNSEVQQNSSLITQLRAMVAEREAKVQQLEVEIGQLSVQYLQNKGVGKGSGGTEVNTAYTRFLEDPGQTKSPASAGEHIGRLGSSRSVTSLGHTLVESALTWPSLSSPHGASPRFSDSPEQKGWQAQVTEFKALWQAAQVERDRLTEFVSVLQKRVEESNSKLLESEKKLQEERHRSVVLEQHLEKMRLEPGRTSVSQKAAPRSKTGLPTSNTRLNPNGSERKDPSFTQLSNVPMEAQMEELTTRLAIQVEENEMLKAALGSALRGKEEDFRMYHETLGQVKGVFLQALRQQKADTTRMVARGQPGGTGSLRPGEASTAPGSQPGPTS, encoded by the exons ATGGCAGCAGATGAAGGCACACAGGACACCTTACGCCTCCAGTTCAAGGCCATGCAGGAGATGCAGCACAAAAGGTTacagaagcagatggagaaacagaaggaaaaggaattgagCCTCGAAATCAAAGTCGATGACCAAAAAGAGTCCTTCAAGATCTCCGATGGCCTCAACCTTCTCCAAGCTGGGGAGCAAAACTCAAAAAACAGCTTTGAGCAGAG GATGCTTGAAGATGAGGTTGCACACCTTCGAGAGCAGCTCAGGGAGACGGTGGATGAAAATGGGCGATTGTACAAGCTGCTGAAGGAAAGGGACTTTGAAATCAaacatctcaaaaagaaaatagaagaggacaGATTTGCCTTCACAG GAACAGCCAGTGTGGCCGGGGATGCGATTGCCACCAAGATTGTGGAGCTGTCCAAAAAGAACCGGGTGCTGACAGCAGAGTCGGAGGGGGCAAAAACCAGAGTGAAGCAGCTGGGCAATCGTGTCCGGGAGCTGGAGCGGGAA CTGCAGGCAGCCCTGGCCAAACTACCAGCCACAGCGGCCACTGACGGGGGAGCCAAGGCGTCGAGGGCTCAGATGGGCGACAGAGCCTTG CCAGAGACCCCAGAGGTGAAGGCCTTGCAGGACAGGCTGGCGGCCACAAACCTGAAGATGAGTGACCTCCGCAACCAGATCCAGTCCGTGAAGCAGGAGCTCCGGATGGCCCAGAAG GTTTTGACCAGCGAGGTCGGCGAAGACGTGAATGTCCAGCAGCTCCTGTCCTCCCCGGGGACGTGGAGGGGCCGGGCTCAACAGATTCTCGTGCTGCAAAGCAAG GTTCGTGAGCTGGAGAAGCAGTTGGGACAGACCCGGAGCCAGTCTGCAGGAACACCCCGTGATGAGCTGCCTGTCTATCCAGACCCAAGGAAACTGTCAGCACAGGAGAAAAACCTGCTGAGGATCCGCAGCctggaaagggaaaaacaggagGGCTGGGAG AAACTTGTGGCTGAGCGGAATGCTCTCCAGAAAGAGCTCGAAGAACTGAAGAAGAAGTTGGAGGGCGTCAGGTCCCGGAATAAGGTGCTATCCAGTGAAGTGAAGACCCTCAGGAGTCAGATGGGGACCCTGGTGGAGAAGGGCCGGCATGATGATGAGCTCATCGATGCCCTCTTG GACCAGCTCAAGCAGCTCCAGGAGATTCTGGGTAGCCTGAGCCTGCAGGAGGAGAAGACCCGGGCGTCGCAGCGCCACCTGGACCAGCGGGTCAACAGTGAGGTTCAGCAGAACAGCAGCCTCATCACCCAGCTACGGGCCATGGTGGCAGAGCGGGAGGCCAAGGTGCAGCAGCTGGAGGTGGAGATCGGCCAACTCAGTGTGCAG TATCTTCAGAATAAAGGAGTGGGCAAGGGGTCTGGAGGGACCGAGGTCAACACCGCCTACACCAGGTTCCTGGAGGACCCGGGCCAGACCAAGTCCCCGGCCTCAGCAGGCGAGCACATTGGCAGGCTTGGATCTTCtcg CTCCGTGACCAGCCTGGGCCACACGCTGGTGGAATCTGCTCTCACATGGCCTTCTCTGTCCAGTCCTCATGGGGCCTCACCCAG GTTCTCGGACTCCCCGGAACAAAAAGGCTGGCAGGCACAGGTGACAGAGTTCAAGGCTCTCTGGCAGGCTGCTCAAGTGGAGCGTGACCGGCTCACCGAGTTTGTCAGTGTCCTGCAGAAACG GGTAGAGGAGAGCAACAGCAAGCTTCTGGAATCTGAGAAGAAGCTGCAGGAGGAGCGGCACCGCAGCGTGGTGCTAGAGCAACATCTCGAGAAGATGCGCCTGGAGCCTGGGAGGACGTCAGTCAGCCAGAAAGCAGCCCCCAGGAGCAAAACAG GTCTGCCCACCTCCAACACCAGGCTCAACCCGAACGGGAGTGAAAGGAAGGACCCATCCTTCACCCAGCTCTCCAATGTGCCCATGGAAGCTCAGATGGAGGAGCTGACCACCAG GCTGGCCATCCAGGTGGAAGAGAATGAAATGCTGAAGGCTGCCCTGGGCAGTGCCCTGCGTGGAAAGGAGGAGGATTTCCGAATGTACCACGAGACCCTGGGCCAGGTGAAAGGGGTCTTTCTGCAGGCCCTGCGGCAGCAGAAGGCGGACACTACCAGGATGGTGGCCCGGGGTCAGCCTGGCGGGACGGGCAGCCTTAGGCCCGGAGAGGCCTCCACTGCTCCCGGAAGCCAACCTGGGCCAACCAGCTAA